The following are encoded together in the Streptomyces flavofungini genome:
- the leuC gene encoding 3-isopropylmalate dehydratase large subunit, translating to MGRTLAEKVWDDHVVRRAEGEPDLLFIDLHLLHEVTSPQAFDGLRQAGRQVRRLDLTIATEDHNTPTLDIDKPIADPVSRAQLETLRKNCAEFGVRLHPLGDVEQGVVHVVGPQLGLTQPGTTVVCGDSHTSTHGAFGALAFGIGTSQVEHVLATQTLPLARPKTMAITVDGELPDGVTAKDLILAIIARIGTGGGQGYILEYRGPAIEKLSMEARMTICNMSIEAGARAGMIAPDETTFAYIKDRAHAPQGADWDEAVAYWKTLRTDDDAVFDAEVYIDAAELSPFVTWGTNPGQGLPLSGHVPDPASYEDASERLAAEKALEYMGLSAGQRLRDIKVDTVFVGSCTNGRIEDLRSAAAVLDGRKVADGVRMLVVPGSVRVALQAVEEGLDKVFTAAGAEWRHAGCSMCLGMNPDQLAPGERSASTSNRNFEGRQGKGGRTHLVSPQVAAATAVTGHLASPADLADAPTTAGV from the coding sequence ATGGGTAGGACTCTCGCGGAGAAGGTCTGGGACGACCACGTCGTCCGGCGCGCCGAAGGCGAGCCCGACCTCCTCTTCATCGATCTGCACCTGCTGCACGAGGTGACGAGCCCGCAGGCGTTCGACGGCCTCCGGCAGGCAGGACGCCAGGTGCGGCGCCTCGATCTGACCATCGCCACCGAGGACCACAACACCCCGACCCTCGACATCGACAAGCCCATCGCCGACCCCGTCTCCCGCGCCCAGCTGGAGACGCTGCGCAAGAACTGCGCCGAGTTCGGCGTCCGGCTGCACCCGCTCGGCGACGTCGAGCAGGGCGTCGTCCACGTGGTGGGACCGCAGCTGGGACTGACCCAGCCCGGCACCACGGTGGTCTGCGGCGACTCCCACACCTCCACGCACGGCGCCTTCGGCGCGCTGGCCTTCGGCATCGGCACCTCCCAGGTGGAGCACGTCCTCGCGACCCAGACGCTGCCGCTGGCCCGCCCCAAGACCATGGCCATCACCGTCGACGGCGAACTGCCCGACGGCGTCACCGCCAAGGACCTGATCCTCGCCATCATCGCCCGGATCGGCACCGGCGGCGGCCAGGGCTACATCCTGGAGTACCGCGGCCCGGCCATCGAGAAGCTCTCGATGGAGGCCCGCATGACCATCTGCAACATGTCCATCGAGGCCGGCGCCCGCGCGGGCATGATCGCCCCCGACGAGACGACCTTCGCGTACATCAAGGACCGCGCCCACGCCCCGCAGGGCGCCGACTGGGACGAGGCCGTCGCGTACTGGAAGACGCTGCGCACCGACGACGACGCCGTCTTCGACGCCGAGGTCTACATCGACGCCGCCGAGCTCTCCCCGTTCGTCACCTGGGGCACCAACCCGGGCCAGGGCCTGCCCCTGTCGGGACACGTCCCCGACCCGGCTTCGTACGAAGACGCTTCGGAGCGGCTCGCCGCCGAAAAGGCCCTGGAGTACATGGGGTTGAGCGCCGGACAGCGGCTGCGGGACATCAAGGTGGACACCGTCTTCGTAGGCTCCTGCACCAACGGCCGTATCGAAGACCTCCGATCAGCCGCCGCCGTCCTCGACGGGCGCAAAGTCGCCGACGGCGTACGGATGCTGGTGGTGCCCGGCTCGGTGCGGGTCGCCCTGCAGGCCGTCGAGGAGGGCCTGGACAAGGTGTTCACCGCGGCGGGCGCCGAATGGCGGCACGCGGGCTGCTCGATGTGCCTGGGCATGAACCCCGACCAACTCGCCCCCGGCGAGCGCTCCGCGTCCACGTCCAACCGCAACTTCGAGGGCCGTCAGG